A window of the Hordeum vulgare subsp. vulgare chromosome 5H, MorexV3_pseudomolecules_assembly, whole genome shotgun sequence genome harbors these coding sequences:
- the LOC123399109 gene encoding disease resistance protein Pik-2-like, with the protein MEEEGLVSAATGALQPALAKLAALLGDEYKEVRGEVELLTRELAAMDAFLLTKSEEEEDHSSQDKACMHEIRELSYDIDDDLGGFIMASVPDKSAELAGLLDKMQAMLGRTKARHQMIATAVDDLKEQVVKVAERHSHHKRPKVDDRRALATIDNASSELVGVDGPKEELIQLLLGGSDSESTQQQPNPSLVAIVGSGGMGKTTLAKQVYKDLKQSQFNCHAAFCSVPRSSDKVQVISAIYKKLNRSYYPSPDEDLPQLVTMISDFLEDKQYFIVLDDIRDVEIWKVIECSFPTTSSGSKIIITTRIHAVAQSCCSTFRGHVYNIRPLSMVHSRQLFYARLFNSEEKCPSYLQGISGPILDKCAGLPLAIIAICAVLAYKASVNGIWEQVKDSIGPALQNSIVEDMVNIISLSYLDLPPHLKTCLLYLSIFPERHNIKKENLIRRWIGEGFIQKRVGYTIYESGEMCFNELINRRLIQAAKMDETFGDEVKSYRVHATVHDFIISKAVEGNFVTIVGVHGVINPDTKAKIRRVSLQNDGKIPSGLDVSSARSLHVFGRNVKIPSLSEFPLLRVLDFEDCSQLEDDHLAGIGNLFHLNYLRFKHANAVKKLPEQVARLQHLEIDVKGYSKLMEIPMTIQERLECNVTLYVDGYETVPDEIAAIEGLRVLEGLNIYTQSTEFLKRLGQLKKLRKLGIIWNMYDMGNCDVNFEKDDEEIEEDEEEFLSSICELGKAGLESLDIFVKEAADRYFKRSWFPDPQCGLRELIIAGDYLSEVPAWVASLVNLEKLCISMEVINARDVEILRGLPRLRHLRISVDDEEVSVPQAAVEKAMEEHPNRPTLVWFVD; encoded by the exons ATGGAGGAGGAGGGTCTGGTGAGCGCAGCGACGGGGGCGCTGCAGCCCGCGCTGGCAAAGCTGGCCGCGCTTCTCGGCGACGAGTACAAGGAGGTGCGCGGCGAGGTCGAGCTCCTCACCCGCGAGCTGGCGGCCATGGACGCCTTCCTCCTCACCaagtcggaggaggaagaggatcaCAGCTCGCAGGACAAGGCCTGCATGCACGAGATCCGGGAGCTCTCctacgacatcgacgacgaccTCGGCGGCTTCATCATGGCTAGCGTCCCCGACAAGTCCGCCGAGCTGGCCGGACTCTTGGACAAGATGCAGGCCATGCTGGGCCGTACCAAGGCTCGTCACCAGATGATCGCCACGGCCGTCGATGATCTCAAGGAGCAGGTCGTCAAGGTCGCCGAGAGGCACAGCcaccacaagaggcccaaggttGATGATCGTAGAGCTCTCGCCACCATCGACAACGCGTCGTCCGAGCTCGTCGGCGTTGATGGGCCCAAGGAAGAGCTCATCCAACTACTACTCGGCGGTTCTGATTCAGAGTCAACGCAGCAGCAACCAAACCCAAGCTTGGTGGCCATTGTTGGGTCCGGAGGAATGGGCAAGACAACTCTGGCAAAACAAGTGTATAAAGACCTCAAGCAAAGCCAATTCAATTGTCATGCTGCTTTCTGTTCCGTGCCACGGAGTTCAGACAAGGTCCAGGTTATCAGCGCCATTTACAAGAAACTGAACCGTTCGTATTATCCTTCTCCTGACGAGGATTTACCACAGCTTGTCACCATGATTTCAGACTTCCTCGAAGACAAACA GTACTTTATTGTACTTGATGATATACGGGATGTGGAAATATGGAAGGTTATTGAGTGTTCATTTCCCACAACCAGTTCTGGTAGTAAAATAATTATCACTACCCGCATACATGCCGTCGCTCAATCATGTTGTTCAACTTTCAGAGGACATGTATACAATATAAGGCCTCTTAGTATGGTGCATTCGAGGCAATTATTCTACGCAAGACTATTCAACTCTGAAGAAAAATGTCCATCATACCTTCAAGGGATTTCTGGTCCGATCTTGGATAAATGTGCTGGCTTACCTTTGGCAATCATAGCTATATGTGCTGTGTTGGCTTATAAGGCAAGTGTAAATGGAATATGGGAGCAAGTAAAGGATTCAATTGGTCCGGCACTACAAAACTCTATCGTCGAAGACATGGTAAACATAATATCCCTTAGTTACTTGGATCTTCCTCCTCATCTTAAAACGTGTCTATTGTACCTGAGCATATTTCCAGAGAGGCACAATATTAAGAAGGAGAATCTGATAAGGCGGTGGATTGGCGAGGGATTCATTCAGAAAAGAGTCGGTTATACAATATATGAGTCGGGGGAGATGTGTTTCAATGAGCTCATCAATAGGAGGTTGATCCAGGCTGCAAAGATGGACGAGACATTTGGGGACGAGGTGAAGAGTTATCGTGTTCATGCCACTGTTCATGATTTCATTATATCTAAGGCTGTTGAAGGTAACTTTGTTACTATAGTAGGTGTACATGGTGTCATAAATCCTGATACGAAGGCCAAGATTCGTCGAGTGTCTTTACAGAATGACGGCAAGATTCCGTCGGGTCTTGATGTATCTAGTGCCCGATCACTCCATGTATTTGGTCGTAATGTGAAGATCCCATCTTTGTCAGAGTTTCCACTCTTGCGTGTTCTGGACTTTGAGGATTGCTCACAGTTAGAAGATGATCACCTTGCAGGTATTGGAAATTTGTTCCACCTCAACTACCTAAGGTTCAAACATGCGAATGCTGTCAAGAAGCTTCCAGAGCAGGTGGCAAGGCTGCAACATTTGGAGATTGACGTGAAAGGATATAGCAAACTAATGGAAATCCCTATGACCATCCAAGAACGGTTGGAATGTAATGTAACTCTATATGTCGATGGTTATGAAACAGTACCGGATGAAATTGCGGCCATTGAGGGATTGCGAGTGTTGGAAGGTCTCAATATTTATACTCAGTCAACGGAATTTCTAAAGAGGCTTGGTCAACTCAAAAAACTGAGGAAGCTGGGCATAATATGGAACATGTATGATATGGGTAATTGTGATGTTAATTTCGAGAAAGATGATGAGGAGatcgaggaggatgaggaggagtttCTCTCTTCCATATGTGAGCTCGGCAAAGCAGGCCTTGAGTCTCTGGACATATTTGTAAAGGAAGCAGCGGATAGGTACTTCAAGCGTTCATGGTTTCCCGATCCACAGTGCGGCCTTCGTGAGCTTATCATCGCGGGGGACTACCTCTCGGAGGTTCCGGCATGGGTGGCCTCGCTCGTCAACCTTGAGAAACTATGCATCAGTATGGAAGTGATCAATGCGAGAGACGTGGAGATACTAAGAGGCTTGCCCAGGTTGCGCCATCTTCGCATCAGTGTGGATGATGAAGAAGTATCTGTGCCGCAGGCTGCTGTGGAGAAAGCAATGGAGGAACATCCTAACCGTCCCACCTTGGTTTGGTTTGTGGATTAA